In Streptomyces sp. P3, one DNA window encodes the following:
- the leuC gene encoding 3-isopropylmalate dehydratase large subunit, with the protein MGRTLAEKVWDDHVVRRAEGEPDLLFIDLHLLHEVTSPQAFDGLRQNGRPVRRLDLTIATEDHNTPTLDIDKPIADPVSRAQLETLRKNCAEFGVRLHPLGDVEQGVVHVVGPQLGLTQPGMTVVCGDSHTSTHGAFGGLAFGIGTSQVEHVLATQTLPMARPKTMAITVDGELPDGVTAKDLILAIIARIGTGGGQGYVLEYRGPAIEKLSMEARMTICNMSIEAGARAGMIAPDQTTFDYLEGRPHAPKGEDWDAAVAYWKTLRTDDDAEFDAEVVIDAAALSPFVTWGTNPGQGAPLSADVPDPASYEDASERLAAEKALEYMGLEAGQPLRSIKVDTVFVGSCTNGRIEDLRAAAELVKGRKVADGVRMLVVPGSARVGLQAVSEGLDVVFKEAGAEWRHAGCSMCLGMNPDQLAPGERSASTSNRNFEGRQGKGGRTHLVSPQVAAATAVLGHLASPADLSDAETRTPAGV; encoded by the coding sequence ATGGGTAGGACACTCGCGGAGAAGGTCTGGGACGACCACGTCGTCCGGCGCGCCGAGGGCGAGCCCGACCTCCTCTTCATCGATCTGCACCTCCTGCACGAGGTGACCAGCCCGCAGGCCTTCGACGGACTGCGGCAGAACGGCCGCCCGGTGCGCCGTCTCGACCTCACCATCGCGACCGAGGACCACAACACCCCGACGCTCGACATCGACAAGCCGATCGCGGACCCGGTCTCCCGGGCCCAGCTGGAGACGCTGCGCAAGAACTGCGCCGAGTTCGGCGTCCGGCTGCACCCGCTGGGCGACGTCGAGCAGGGCGTCGTGCACGTCGTCGGCCCGCAGCTGGGTCTGACCCAGCCCGGCATGACGGTCGTCTGCGGCGACTCCCACACCTCCACGCACGGCGCCTTCGGCGGCCTGGCGTTCGGCATCGGCACCTCGCAGGTCGAGCACGTGCTGGCCACCCAGACGCTGCCGATGGCCCGCCCGAAGACCATGGCGATCACCGTCGACGGCGAACTGCCCGACGGCGTCACCGCCAAGGACCTGATCCTGGCGATCATCGCCCGCATCGGCACCGGCGGCGGTCAGGGCTACGTCCTGGAGTACCGCGGCCCCGCCATCGAGAAGCTCTCGATGGAGGCCCGCATGACCATCTGCAACATGTCGATCGAGGCCGGCGCCCGCGCGGGCATGATCGCGCCCGACCAGACCACCTTCGACTACCTCGAGGGCCGTCCGCACGCCCCCAAGGGCGAGGACTGGGACGCGGCCGTCGCGTACTGGAAGACGCTGAGGACCGACGACGACGCCGAGTTCGACGCCGAGGTGGTCATCGACGCCGCCGCGCTGTCGCCGTTCGTCACCTGGGGCACCAACCCCGGCCAGGGCGCGCCGCTTTCGGCCGACGTCCCCGACCCTGCTTCGTACGAAGACGCTTCGGAGCGCCTCGCCGCCGAAAAGGCCCTGGAATACATGGGGTTGGAGGCCGGACAGCCGCTGCGCTCCATCAAGGTGGACACCGTCTTCGTAGGTTCCTGCACCAACGGCCGCATCGAGGACCTGCGCGCGGCCGCCGAGCTCGTCAAGGGCCGCAAAGTCGCCGACGGCGTACGGATGCTGGTCGTCCCGGGCTCCGCGCGCGTCGGTCTGCAGGCCGTTTCCGAGGGTCTGGACGTGGTATTCAAGGAGGCCGGCGCCGAGTGGCGGCACGCGGGCTGCTCGATGTGCCTCGGCATGAACCCCGACCAGCTGGCCCCGGGGGAGCGCTCGGCGTCCACCTCCAACCGCAACTTCGAGGGCCGTCAGGGCAAGGGTGGTCGGACGCACCTGGTGTCGCCGCAGGTCGCGGCCGCCACGGCCGTCCTGGGCCACCTGGCCTCCCCGGCCGACCTGTCCGACGCCGAGACCCGTACGCCCGCTGGAGTCTGA
- a CDS encoding HU family DNA-binding protein, translating to MNKAQLVEAIADKLGGRQQAAEAVDAVLDAIVRATVAGDRVSVTGFGSFEKVDRPARYARNPQTGERVRVKKTSVPRFRAGQGFKDLVSGSKKLPRGGEVAVKKAPKGSLTGGASATVKKAAAKKAAPAKRASAAAKKAAPAKKTTAAAKKTTATAKKTTAKKTAAKSTTAAAKKTTTAKSAAAKKTAAKKAPAKKATAKKAPARKSTARKTTAKKATAAKA from the coding sequence GTGAACAAGGCGCAGCTCGTAGAAGCGATTGCCGACAAGCTGGGCGGTCGCCAGCAGGCCGCCGAGGCGGTCGACGCGGTCCTGGACGCCATCGTCCGCGCGACGGTCGCCGGCGACCGGGTCTCGGTCACCGGTTTCGGTTCGTTCGAGAAGGTCGACCGGCCGGCCCGCTACGCCCGCAACCCCCAGACGGGCGAGCGGGTTCGGGTCAAGAAGACCTCCGTCCCGCGCTTCCGCGCAGGCCAGGGCTTCAAGGACCTGGTCAGCGGCTCGAAGAAGCTCCCGCGCGGCGGCGAGGTCGCCGTCAAGAAGGCCCCCAAGGGCAGCCTGACCGGCGGCGCGTCCGCGACGGTCAAGAAGGCCGCCGCGAAGAAGGCCGCCCCCGCGAAGAGGGCTTCGGCCGCCGCGAAGAAGGCCGCCCCCGCGAAGAAGACGACGGCCGCCGCCAAGAAGACCACGGCCACCGCCAAGAAGACCACCGCGAAGAAGACCGCGGCCAAGAGCACGACGGCGGCCGCGAAGAAGACCACCACCGCGAAGTCGGCCGCCGCGAAGAAGACGGCGGCCAAGAAGGCCCCGGCGAAGAAGGCGACGGCCAAGAAGGCCCCCGCCAGGAAGTCCACCGCCCGCAAGACCACCGCCAAGAAGGCCACCGCCGCCAAGGCGTAG
- the leuD gene encoding 3-isopropylmalate dehydratase small subunit, whose amino-acid sequence MEAFISHTGRAVPLRRSNVDTDQIIPAHWLKKVTRDGFEDGLFEAWRKDPEFILNRPERQGASVLVAGPDFGTGSSREHAVWALQNYGFKTVISSRFADIFRGNSLKNGLLTVVIEQKIVDALWEVTEKDPQTEITVDLEAREVRAEGITAAFELDENARWRLLNGLDDISITLQNEGDIAAYEAKRPSYKPRTLEV is encoded by the coding sequence ATGGAAGCATTCATCTCGCACACCGGCCGGGCCGTCCCGCTGCGCCGCTCCAATGTCGACACCGACCAGATCATCCCTGCTCACTGGCTCAAGAAGGTCACCCGGGACGGGTTCGAGGACGGGCTGTTCGAGGCCTGGCGCAAGGACCCGGAGTTCATCCTCAACCGGCCCGAGCGACAGGGCGCCAGCGTGCTGGTCGCCGGCCCCGACTTCGGCACCGGCTCCTCCCGTGAGCACGCCGTCTGGGCGCTGCAGAACTACGGCTTCAAGACCGTGATCTCGTCCCGCTTCGCCGACATCTTCCGTGGCAACTCGCTGAAGAACGGCCTGCTCACGGTGGTGATCGAGCAGAAGATCGTCGACGCGCTGTGGGAAGTCACGGAGAAGGACCCGCAGACCGAGATCACTGTCGACCTCGAGGCCCGCGAGGTGCGCGCCGAGGGGATCACCGCGGCCTTCGAGCTCGACGAGAACGCCCGTTGGCGCCTGCTGAACGGGCTGGACGACATCTCCATCACCCTGCAGAACGAGGGTGACATCGCCGCCTACGAGGCCAAGCGCCCCTCGTACAAGCCGAGGACGCTCGAGGTCTGA